From a single Brassica rapa cultivar Chiifu-401-42 chromosome A01, CAAS_Brap_v3.01, whole genome shotgun sequence genomic region:
- the LOC103870221 gene encoding probable small nuclear ribonucleoprotein G, whose product MSRSGQPPDLKKYMDKKLQIKLNANRTVVGTLRGFDQFMNLVVDNTVEVNGDDKTDIGMVVIRGNSIVTVEALEPVGRS is encoded by the exons ATGAGTCGATCAGGCCAGCCTCCAGATCTCAAGAA GTACATGGACAAGAAACTCCAAA TTAAGCTTAATGCCAACAGAACGGTAGTTGGAACTCTCCGTGGGTTTGACCAGTTCATGAATCTTGTTGTGGATAACACCGTTGAAGTCAATGGTGATGACAAAACTGACATTGGCATGGTG GTGATAAGAGGAAACAGCATTGTCACTGTTGAAGCTCTTGAGCCAGTTGGAAGATCTTAG